Proteins co-encoded in one Halorussus vallis genomic window:
- a CDS encoding class II fumarate hydratase, producing MSDDEDYRIEEDSLGEMRVPTDAYWGAQTQRAVENFPISGITFGRRFVRALGVVKKAAAQANKDLGMIPEDKADAIVEAADEVIAGEHDDQFPVDVFQTGSGTSSNMNANEVVANRATEIYGGEMGSREIHPNDHVNFGQSSNDVIPTAMHVASLEAVEKDLLPALDTLREALEAKEEEFDGVVKTGRTHLQDATPIRLGQEFSGYRTQVEKGLARVDHVRDHLSELALGGTAVGTGLNTHPEFPEKAAEYISEETGVSFREADNHFEAQAAHDAMSEAHGALRTIAGSLNKIANDLRLLASGPRNGLGELEQPENQPGSSIMPGKINPVVAEAVNQVHKQVVGNDAAVSAGAAEGQIDLNLYKPVLAHNFLQSSELLANSSEVFAEKFVAKLEANEEHCEEQVEQSMALATALNPHIGYDKASKAAKAALAEGKTVRQVVVEKGYLTEEEADEVIDPEAMTHRGILGDDE from the coding sequence ATGAGCGACGACGAGGACTACCGGATCGAGGAGGACAGCCTCGGAGAGATGCGGGTGCCGACCGACGCCTACTGGGGCGCCCAGACCCAGCGCGCGGTCGAGAACTTCCCCATCAGCGGCATCACGTTCGGACGTCGGTTCGTCCGAGCGCTCGGCGTCGTCAAGAAGGCGGCCGCCCAGGCCAACAAGGACCTCGGCATGATCCCCGAGGACAAGGCCGACGCCATCGTCGAGGCGGCCGACGAGGTCATCGCGGGCGAGCACGACGACCAGTTCCCCGTGGACGTGTTCCAGACCGGGTCGGGCACGTCCTCGAACATGAACGCGAACGAGGTGGTCGCCAACCGCGCGACCGAGATATACGGGGGAGAGATGGGGAGCCGCGAGATTCACCCCAACGACCACGTCAACTTCGGCCAGTCGTCCAACGACGTGATTCCGACCGCGATGCACGTCGCCAGCCTCGAAGCCGTCGAGAAGGACCTGCTCCCGGCGCTCGACACGCTCCGGGAAGCGCTCGAAGCCAAGGAGGAGGAGTTCGACGGCGTGGTCAAGACCGGCCGGACCCACCTTCAGGACGCCACGCCCATCCGCCTCGGCCAGGAGTTCTCGGGCTACCGCACGCAGGTCGAGAAGGGTCTGGCGCGTGTCGACCACGTCCGCGACCACCTCTCGGAACTCGCGCTCGGCGGCACCGCGGTCGGCACGGGGCTGAACACCCACCCGGAGTTCCCGGAGAAGGCGGCCGAGTACATCTCCGAGGAGACCGGCGTGTCGTTCCGCGAGGCCGACAACCACTTCGAGGCCCAGGCGGCCCACGACGCCATGTCGGAGGCCCACGGCGCGCTCCGGACCATCGCGGGGTCGCTCAACAAGATCGCCAACGACCTGCGCCTGCTGGCGTCGGGTCCCCGGAACGGCCTCGGCGAACTCGAACAGCCCGAGAACCAGCCCGGCAGTTCCATCATGCCCGGCAAGATCAACCCGGTGGTCGCCGAGGCGGTCAACCAGGTCCACAAGCAGGTCGTCGGTAACGACGCCGCCGTGAGCGCGGGCGCCGCCGAGGGCCAGATCGACCTCAACCTTTACAAACCCGTCCTCGCGCACAACTTCCTCCAGTCGTCCGAACTGCTCGCGAACTCCTCGGAGGTGTTCGCCGAGAAGTTCGTCGCCAAACTCGAAGCCAACGAGGAGCACTGCGAGGAGCAGGTCGAACAGAGCATGGCGCTGGCCACCGCGCTCAACCCCCACATCGGCTACGACAAGGCGAGCAAGGCCGCCAAAGCCGCCCTCGCGGAGGGCAAGACGGTCCGGCAGGTCGTCGTCGAGAAGGGTTACCTCACCGAGGAGGAGGCCGACGAGGTCATCGACCCCGAGGCGATGACCCACCGCGGCATCCTGGGCGACGACGAGTAA
- a CDS encoding ABC transporter substrate-binding protein, protein MTGANDDVSRRDYLKVAGAGTIGITGLAGCMGGNDGDQGTTESGGDSTTESGGEGTTQSGDSSTNYETLEVQHWWTGGDGGPAIKALFEGFKQKHPDIKVNENPVSGGAGQNLQTVIKKRVLNNNPPSTWQAWPGANLQPYVEANKLKDIGESVWSKNGMKDAYKQGPKDAAKPGGKFVTVPLNIHRLNNLFYNVEVVEKAGVDPASIKKPSDLTAAMKKVESKTDAVGMAQQTKSAWSTTQLWAQVLLGEHGKSTYDAFTQGKVSQNKKAIKNSLSIVKEYKAHFNKDAGSLGWTDANKKVINGKAAFFHQGDWAAGMYRSAKSFEFEKQWGHVPFPGTKGVYALNMDSFPMPKNNPSPKAAEKFLQYVGSKDAQARFNPKKGSIPPRTDVSKENFGPFLSRQMDDFKNSKSQVQSIEHGLAIPPEQKTAVSDAMSSFISNWNVDDTYSQLEQAFN, encoded by the coding sequence ATGACAGGAGCTAACGACGACGTTTCGCGGCGCGATTATCTGAAAGTGGCCGGTGCAGGAACAATCGGCATCACCGGACTGGCCGGGTGCATGGGCGGGAACGACGGCGACCAGGGGACGACCGAATCCGGCGGCGACAGCACGACCGAGTCCGGCGGCGAGGGGACGACTCAGTCGGGCGACTCTTCTACCAACTACGAGACGCTGGAGGTCCAGCACTGGTGGACCGGCGGCGACGGCGGACCCGCCATCAAGGCGCTGTTCGAGGGCTTCAAGCAGAAGCACCCCGACATCAAGGTCAACGAGAACCCCGTCTCGGGCGGCGCGGGACAGAACCTCCAGACCGTCATCAAGAAGCGCGTACTGAACAACAACCCGCCGAGCACCTGGCAGGCGTGGCCCGGCGCGAACCTCCAGCCCTACGTCGAAGCGAACAAACTCAAGGACATCGGCGAGTCGGTCTGGTCCAAGAACGGGATGAAGGACGCCTACAAACAGGGTCCGAAGGACGCCGCCAAACCCGGCGGGAAGTTCGTCACGGTGCCGCTGAACATCCACCGGCTCAACAACCTCTTCTACAACGTCGAGGTCGTCGAGAAGGCCGGCGTCGACCCCGCCTCCATCAAGAAGCCCAGCGACCTCACCGCGGCGATGAAGAAGGTCGAGTCGAAGACCGACGCCGTCGGCATGGCCCAGCAGACCAAGTCGGCGTGGTCGACGACCCAGCTCTGGGCGCAGGTGCTGCTCGGCGAGCACGGCAAGAGCACCTACGACGCCTTCACGCAGGGGAAGGTTTCGCAGAACAAGAAGGCCATCAAGAACTCGCTCAGCATCGTCAAGGAGTACAAGGCCCACTTCAACAAGGACGCCGGTTCGCTCGGCTGGACCGACGCCAACAAGAAGGTCATCAACGGCAAGGCCGCGTTCTTCCACCAGGGCGACTGGGCGGCGGGCATGTACCGCAGCGCGAAGAGCTTCGAGTTCGAAAAGCAGTGGGGCCACGTGCCGTTCCCCGGCACGAAGGGCGTCTACGCGCTCAACATGGACTCGTTCCCGATGCCGAAGAACAACCCGTCGCCGAAGGCGGCCGAGAAGTTCCTGCAGTACGTCGGCAGCAAGGACGCCCAGGCGCGGTTCAACCCGAAGAAGGGGTCGATTCCGCCCCGGACCGACGTCTCGAAGGAGAACTTCGGGCCGTTCCTCAGCCGGCAGATGGACGACTTCAAGAACTCGAAGTCGCAGGTCCAGTCCATCGAACACGGACTGGCGATTCCGCCGGAGCAGAAGACTGCGGTGAGTGACGCGATGTCCAGTTTCATCTCGAACTGGAACGTCGACGACACCTACTCGCAGCTCGAACAGGCGTTCAACTGA